The following proteins are co-located in the Hydractinia symbiolongicarpus strain clone_291-10 chromosome 7, HSymV2.1, whole genome shotgun sequence genome:
- the LOC130648980 gene encoding 1-phosphatidylinositol 4,5-bisphosphate phosphodiesterase zeta-1-like isoform X1 yields the protein MFSDQSLNVQENEHAGRTVLKQGYLHKVDRSQYTAKSCPCWSVVLTRGSLDLYRSVKFDKLKRSYPLAVIKEVKNDTDSPYKFTIFFSSQPPLVFQAENERDSIEWVKLLRQGVKSWKCIEPSTQVKNDSVNEDSELKIIFPSQRISQQFCNDEKLETLGESSMIKYARSGKTIPHERVFTIDDNYVHIMWKKSLTSGGYRYNCSLSFQDVTEVRCGQQTRNFNLFPYIEVENQSFSLMFQRDQGEWCGLNSLDLICDSVFAFQQWKQALEILIYGKDGKLPLRDCHKISDPILVYLKRYWSVLAEKNFISLDTCLCFMWNFNKSVRKRALRSFVRNISRCQFAEEQLNLDYFIFIFNLLNRQKQLYEYFKSFAKSFPDLGMTAQEFLWFLTDEQKMTDMDITTARSLIAHHDKHNWLFKRFSAGDDPTAYQTSATLLSFHGFMSFLRSGDNSIVDSNIEQDMNRPLSDYFINSSHNTYLTGHQLKGLSSCEAYVYALQQGCRCLEIDCWDGPDEPIVTHGMTLTTKIKMRDVLEIIKEYAFDYSPYPVILSLENHCCKEQQFMMANMFVEVFGDMLATEDLCTNNTLPSPEKLKHKVILKGHARSKKKSRVKIHCKKLSRQHQPSEDYSGIKSPKLRSYSTVSQPEFNQDEKQQGGEEDIVQVPLDDVMSQLIVYCRAVSYKRDDLSHNCTEMHSFGENTISVIGEKFPIDVLYLTRRKMVRTYPRGSRVDSSNYNPMNMWKLGVHMASVNIQKPDFGLHINTGFFLKSGSTGYVLKPQALISQKSTYHPYLTRTPSGDNMESLTIKVICGQFVETDMFLNLPICVEFETVGIDGDARISSTEPCDDGHFNPVWEKDTHTFNLIMPSLCVLYIKVLAVSRVHKMIYQNCFPVDILKPGLRYIPLKTLTGVNKKENGLFVRLTIEYTKEQRRHGSELIASNVGEKTDRFRLHTA from the exons ATGTTTAGTGATCAGAGCCTAAATGTACAGGAAAATGAACATGCAGGTCGCACTGTGTTAAAACAAGGCTATCTGCATAAAGTTGATCGGAGTCAATACACAGCCAAAAGTTGTCCTTGCTGGTCTGTGGTATTAACCAGAGGATCTCTTGATCTTTATCGGAGTGTGAAATTT GACAAATTGAAGAGAAGTTACCCACTAGCTGTGATCaaagaagtaaaaaatgacacagACTCTCCTTATAAATTCACTATCTTTTTTTCAAGCCAACCCCCTCTTGTGTTTCAAGCAGAAAATGAACGTGATAGCATTGAATGGGTGAAGCTACTTAGACAAg GAGTAAAAAGTTGGAAATGCATTGAACCATCAACTCAGGTGAAGAACGACAGTGTAAATGAAGACAGTGAATTAAAG ATCATTTTTCCTTCTCAAAGAATTTCACAGCAATTTTGTAATg ATGAAAAGTTAGAAACTCTTGGAGAAAGTTCAATGATAAAATATGCACGAAGCGGCAAAACCATTCCGCATGAACGTGTGTTCACCATTGATGATAACTATGTG CATATAATGTGGAAGAAATCTTTAACTAGTGGAGGATATCGTTATAATTGCTCAT tgtCATTTCAAGACGTAACGGAAGTTCGATGTGGACAACAAACAAGAAACTTCAATCTCTTCCCTTACATTGAAGTAGAAAATCAATCCTTCTCTTTAATGTTTCAGAGAGACCAAG GAGAATGGTGTGGCTTAAATTCGCTAGATCTCATATGTGACTCTGTTTTTGCATTTCAACAATGGAAACAAGCT ttGGAAATCTTGATTTATGGAAAAGATGGAAAGTTACCGCTGCGTGACTGTCATAAGATTTCTGATCCCATATTGGT TTATCTAAAACGCTATTGGTCTGTTCTTGCTGAGAAAAATTTCATCTCGTTGGATACTTGTTTGTGTTTCATGTGGAACTTTAATAAATCAGTTCGAAAACGAGCATTACGAAGTTTTGTAAGG aatatttcACGTTGTCAATTTGCTGAGGAGCAGTTAAACTTggattactttatttttattttcaacctCCTCAATCGACAAAAGCAG CTTTACGAATATTTCAAGAGCTTCGCAAAATCATTTCCAGATCTTGGCATgacagcacaagaatttttatggtttttaacaGATGAGCAAAAG atgaCAGATATGGACATTACAACAGCAAGAAGCCTTATTGCACATCACGATAAACATAACTGGTTGTTTAAGAGGTTTTCAGCTGGTGATGATCCGACTGCATATCAGACAAGTGCTACTCTTCTCTCTTTCCATGGCTTCATGAG tttcttACGAAGTGGGGATAATTCAATCGTAGACAGTAATATTGAACAG GATATGAACAGACCACTTTCTGATTATTTCATCAATTCGTCACACAATACATACCTAACTGGTCATCAATTAAAAGGCTTGTCAAGTTGTGAAGCATATGTGTACGCACTGCAGCAAGGATGTCGTTGTTTAGAAATTGATTGCTGGGATGGACCAG ATGAACCTATTGTAACTCACGGCATGACTTTGACGACTAAAATTAAAATGAGAGACGTTTTAGAAATTATAAAG gaGTATGCATTTGACTATTCTCCTTATCCAGTCATCTTATCTTTGGAAAATCATTGTTGTAAAGAACAACAG tttatgaTGGCGAATATGTTTGTTGAAGTGTTTGGTGATATGCTTGCGACTGAAGATTTGTGTACAAACAACACGTTACCTTCTCCTGAAAAGCTGAAACATAAAGTTATTTTGAAAGGACATGCCAGATCAAAAAAGAAG TCTCGTGTGAAGATACATTGCAAAAAATTATCAAGACAG CATCAACCATCTGAAGAT TACTCTGGCATCAAATCTCCAAAGTTACGAAGTTATTCCACTGTCAGTCAGCCAGAG tttaatcAAGATGAAAAACAACAAGGGGGAGAAGAAGATATA GTTCAAGTTCCGTTGGATGACGTGATGAGCCAACTGATAGTGTATTGTCGTGCAGTTTCTTACAAGCGCGATGATCTCAGCCACAACTGCACGGAAATGCACTCGTTTGGAGAAAACACAATTTCTGTGATAGGAGAAAAGTTTCCAATTG ATGTGTTGTATCTTACTCGCCGAAAGATGGTAAGAACTTATCCACGAGGATCACGCGTTGATTCGTCGAATTATAATCCAATGAACATGTGGAAACTAGGTGTTCACATGGCCTCTGTGAACATACAGAAACCAG atttcGGACTCCACATCAACACTGGATTCTTTCTAAAATCGGGTTCTACTGGTTATGTACTAAAACCACAAGCACTGATCAGCCAAA AGTCCACCTACCATCCATATTTGACGAGAACACCAAGTGGTGACAATATGGAATCGTTGACGATAAAG GTTATATGTGGCCAGTTTGTGGAAACagatatgtttttaaatctccCAATATGTGTGGAGTTTGAGACCGTTGGAATTGATGGTGACGCACGTATCTCCTCCACAGAG CCATGTGATGATGGTCATTTTAACCCAGTGTGGGAGAAGGACACTCACACGTTCAACCTAATCATGCCCTCACTG TGTGTGTTGTACATTAAAGTGCTTGCTGTCTCTCGAGTACACAAAATGATTTATCAAAACTGCTTCCCTGTTGACATTCTGAAGCCAG GTCTGCGGTACATACCTCTAAAAACATTAACTGgcgtaaataaaaaagaaaatggctTGTTCGTAAGACTGACCATAGAATATACCAAGGAGCAAAGGCGACATGGTAGCGAGTTAATTGCATCCAATGTGGGTGAGAAGACTGACAGGTTCAGACTACATACTGCATAA
- the LOC130648980 gene encoding 1-phosphatidylinositol 4,5-bisphosphate phosphodiesterase gamma-2-like isoform X2, with amino-acid sequence MFSDQSLNVQENEHAGRTVLKQGYLHKVDRSQYTAKSCPCWSVVLTRGSLDLYRSVKFDKLKRSYPLAVIKEVKNDTDSPYKFTIFFSSQPPLVFQAENERDSIEWVKLLRQGVKSWKCIEPSTQVKNDSVNEDSELKIIFPSQRISQQFCNDEKLETLGESSMIKYARSGKTIPHERVFTIDDNYVHIMWKKSLTSGGYRYNCSLSFQDVTEVRCGQQTRNFNLFPYIEVENQSFSLMFQRDQGEWCGLNSLDLICDSVFAFQQWKQALEILIYGKDGKLPLRDCHKISDPILVYLKRYWSVLAEKNFISLDTCLCFMWNFNKSVRKRALRSFVRNISRCQFAEEQLNLDYFIFIFNLLNRQKQLYEYFKSFAKSFPDLGMTAQEFLWFLTDEQKMTDMDITTARSLIAHHDKHNWLFKRFSAGDDPTAYQTSATLLSFHGFMSFLRSGDNSIVDSNIEQDMNRPLSDYFINSSHNTYLTGHQLKGLSSCEAYVYALQQGCRCLEIDCWDGPDEPIVTHGMTLTTKIKMRDVLEIIKEYAFDYSPYPVILSLENHCCKEQQFMMANMFVEVFGDMLATEDLCTNNTLPSPEKLKHKVILKGHARSKKKSRVKIHCKKLSRQHQPSEDYSGIKSPKLRSYSTVSQPEFNQDEKQQGGEEDIVQVPLDDVMSQLIVYCRAVSYKRDDLSHNCTEMHSFGENTISVIGEKFPIDVLYLTRRKMVRTYPRGSRVDSSNYNPMNMWKLGVHMASVNIQKPDFGLHINTGFFLKSGSTGYVLKPQALISQKSTYHPYLTRTPSGDNMESLTIKVICGQFVETIKLCFKKQQS; translated from the exons ATGTTTAGTGATCAGAGCCTAAATGTACAGGAAAATGAACATGCAGGTCGCACTGTGTTAAAACAAGGCTATCTGCATAAAGTTGATCGGAGTCAATACACAGCCAAAAGTTGTCCTTGCTGGTCTGTGGTATTAACCAGAGGATCTCTTGATCTTTATCGGAGTGTGAAATTT GACAAATTGAAGAGAAGTTACCCACTAGCTGTGATCaaagaagtaaaaaatgacacagACTCTCCTTATAAATTCACTATCTTTTTTTCAAGCCAACCCCCTCTTGTGTTTCAAGCAGAAAATGAACGTGATAGCATTGAATGGGTGAAGCTACTTAGACAAg GAGTAAAAAGTTGGAAATGCATTGAACCATCAACTCAGGTGAAGAACGACAGTGTAAATGAAGACAGTGAATTAAAG ATCATTTTTCCTTCTCAAAGAATTTCACAGCAATTTTGTAATg ATGAAAAGTTAGAAACTCTTGGAGAAAGTTCAATGATAAAATATGCACGAAGCGGCAAAACCATTCCGCATGAACGTGTGTTCACCATTGATGATAACTATGTG CATATAATGTGGAAGAAATCTTTAACTAGTGGAGGATATCGTTATAATTGCTCAT tgtCATTTCAAGACGTAACGGAAGTTCGATGTGGACAACAAACAAGAAACTTCAATCTCTTCCCTTACATTGAAGTAGAAAATCAATCCTTCTCTTTAATGTTTCAGAGAGACCAAG GAGAATGGTGTGGCTTAAATTCGCTAGATCTCATATGTGACTCTGTTTTTGCATTTCAACAATGGAAACAAGCT ttGGAAATCTTGATTTATGGAAAAGATGGAAAGTTACCGCTGCGTGACTGTCATAAGATTTCTGATCCCATATTGGT TTATCTAAAACGCTATTGGTCTGTTCTTGCTGAGAAAAATTTCATCTCGTTGGATACTTGTTTGTGTTTCATGTGGAACTTTAATAAATCAGTTCGAAAACGAGCATTACGAAGTTTTGTAAGG aatatttcACGTTGTCAATTTGCTGAGGAGCAGTTAAACTTggattactttatttttattttcaacctCCTCAATCGACAAAAGCAG CTTTACGAATATTTCAAGAGCTTCGCAAAATCATTTCCAGATCTTGGCATgacagcacaagaatttttatggtttttaacaGATGAGCAAAAG atgaCAGATATGGACATTACAACAGCAAGAAGCCTTATTGCACATCACGATAAACATAACTGGTTGTTTAAGAGGTTTTCAGCTGGTGATGATCCGACTGCATATCAGACAAGTGCTACTCTTCTCTCTTTCCATGGCTTCATGAG tttcttACGAAGTGGGGATAATTCAATCGTAGACAGTAATATTGAACAG GATATGAACAGACCACTTTCTGATTATTTCATCAATTCGTCACACAATACATACCTAACTGGTCATCAATTAAAAGGCTTGTCAAGTTGTGAAGCATATGTGTACGCACTGCAGCAAGGATGTCGTTGTTTAGAAATTGATTGCTGGGATGGACCAG ATGAACCTATTGTAACTCACGGCATGACTTTGACGACTAAAATTAAAATGAGAGACGTTTTAGAAATTATAAAG gaGTATGCATTTGACTATTCTCCTTATCCAGTCATCTTATCTTTGGAAAATCATTGTTGTAAAGAACAACAG tttatgaTGGCGAATATGTTTGTTGAAGTGTTTGGTGATATGCTTGCGACTGAAGATTTGTGTACAAACAACACGTTACCTTCTCCTGAAAAGCTGAAACATAAAGTTATTTTGAAAGGACATGCCAGATCAAAAAAGAAG TCTCGTGTGAAGATACATTGCAAAAAATTATCAAGACAG CATCAACCATCTGAAGAT TACTCTGGCATCAAATCTCCAAAGTTACGAAGTTATTCCACTGTCAGTCAGCCAGAG tttaatcAAGATGAAAAACAACAAGGGGGAGAAGAAGATATA GTTCAAGTTCCGTTGGATGACGTGATGAGCCAACTGATAGTGTATTGTCGTGCAGTTTCTTACAAGCGCGATGATCTCAGCCACAACTGCACGGAAATGCACTCGTTTGGAGAAAACACAATTTCTGTGATAGGAGAAAAGTTTCCAATTG ATGTGTTGTATCTTACTCGCCGAAAGATGGTAAGAACTTATCCACGAGGATCACGCGTTGATTCGTCGAATTATAATCCAATGAACATGTGGAAACTAGGTGTTCACATGGCCTCTGTGAACATACAGAAACCAG atttcGGACTCCACATCAACACTGGATTCTTTCTAAAATCGGGTTCTACTGGTTATGTACTAAAACCACAAGCACTGATCAGCCAAA AGTCCACCTACCATCCATATTTGACGAGAACACCAAGTGGTGACAATATGGAATCGTTGACGATAAAG GTTATATGTGGCCAGTTTGTGGAAACGATAAAGTTATGTTTTAAAAAGCAGCAGTCTTGA